One Ethanoligenens harbinense YUAN-3 genomic window carries:
- a CDS encoding aldo/keto reductase: MANIIQNIPEITLNDGLTLPAIGFGTYLLNGAAGVNAILSAVSAGYRLLDSVFNYENEGAVGEAVRRSSVPREQMLIASKLPGRHQAYKEAVATIQESLFRAHLDYYDLYLIHWPNPGRNLYVEAWQALITARQWGLVRSIGVCNFLPEHIERLIRKTGVTPSVNQIELYPLFAQKSQLQWHREHGIVTEAWSPLGRKSKALFQNQTILDIAARHGKTLSQVILRWHTQRGAVPIPKSTTPGRQIENISIFDFTLSEEELAAITALSRPDGRTSDQDPAVYEEF; the protein is encoded by the coding sequence ATGGCGAACATCATACAAAACATCCCGGAAATCACCTTGAACGACGGACTGACCTTGCCGGCCATCGGATTTGGCACCTATCTGCTGAACGGGGCGGCGGGCGTGAACGCCATTCTCAGCGCCGTGTCGGCCGGATACCGCCTGCTGGATTCCGTGTTCAATTATGAAAACGAGGGCGCGGTGGGCGAAGCGGTGCGGCGCAGCTCCGTGCCCAGAGAACAGATGTTGATTGCGTCCAAACTGCCGGGCAGGCATCAGGCGTATAAAGAGGCGGTCGCCACCATTCAGGAATCACTGTTCCGTGCGCATCTGGACTATTATGACCTGTATCTCATCCACTGGCCGAATCCCGGCAGGAATTTGTATGTGGAGGCGTGGCAAGCGCTCATCACCGCCAGACAGTGGGGACTGGTGCGGTCCATCGGGGTGTGCAACTTCCTGCCGGAGCACATCGAACGGCTGATCCGCAAAACCGGCGTGACGCCCAGTGTCAACCAGATCGAACTGTATCCTCTCTTTGCGCAGAAAAGCCAACTGCAATGGCACCGCGAACACGGGATCGTTACCGAAGCGTGGAGCCCGTTGGGACGCAAAAGCAAGGCGTTATTTCAAAACCAGACCATTTTGGATATTGCCGCCCGACATGGGAAGACGCTTTCGCAGGTCATCCTGCGCTGGCACACCCAGCGCGGAGCCGTTCCCATTCCCAAATCCACCACGCCGGGCAGGCAGATCGAAAATATTTCCATTTTTGATTTCACGCTCAGCGAGGAAGAACTGGCCGCCATCACGGCGCTCAGCCGGCCGGACGGGCGCACTTCCGATCAAGATCCTGCCGTCTACGAAGAGTTCTGA
- a CDS encoding CAP domain-containing protein, translating into MRFQLKKTVAVAVTTALLPFSVAAASPQAAQTACNPVESACKTVVCSVQGTCKDIQQYVLSLFGQKGASCAKKAGTNSTGSYYASSAASAVNSALSGVTNCPSSGTSSQVVVVTPGTSCTAGTPSASSNPAAPSSSSASSKTEAATSSKPASSAASKPASSSAAASAVSSVPAADASGLSAAESQVVTLVNQQRAANGLAPLTVNSALANMARLKSQDMIDNHYFSHQSPTYGSPFDMMKQFGISFTAAGENIAYGQPTAQAVMDAWMNSPGHRANILNSSYTQIGVGAVQNSNGTIYWTQEFIRP; encoded by the coding sequence TTGCGTTTTCAACTGAAAAAGACCGTCGCTGTCGCCGTCACCACGGCTCTGCTGCCGTTTTCCGTCGCGGCCGCATCGCCCCAGGCGGCACAAACCGCCTGCAATCCGGTAGAATCCGCCTGCAAAACGGTCGTTTGCAGTGTACAAGGCACCTGTAAAGATATTCAACAATATGTACTGTCGCTCTTTGGCCAGAAAGGCGCCTCGTGCGCGAAAAAAGCCGGCACAAACAGCACCGGCAGTTACTATGCTTCTTCCGCCGCTTCGGCTGTCAATTCGGCCCTGTCGGGCGTGACGAACTGCCCGTCGTCCGGCACCTCCTCCCAGGTTGTGGTGGTCACACCGGGGACTTCCTGCACCGCCGGCACACCTTCGGCATCGTCCAATCCGGCCGCTCCATCTTCCTCGTCCGCATCGTCTAAAACAGAAGCCGCCACATCATCCAAACCGGCATCATCCGCCGCATCCAAACCCGCTTCCTCCAGCGCGGCGGCTTCCGCGGTTTCGTCCGTACCCGCCGCCGACGCCTCGGGTCTCAGCGCGGCCGAAAGCCAGGTGGTCACGCTGGTCAACCAGCAGCGTGCGGCAAACGGCCTTGCGCCGCTGACCGTGAACAGCGCGCTGGCCAATATGGCACGGCTGAAATCGCAGGACATGATCGACAACCACTATTTTTCCCACCAGTCGCCCACCTACGGTTCACCATTTGATATGATGAAGCAGTTCGGCATTTCGTTCACCGCCGCCGGCGAGAACATCGCATACGGCCAGCCGACCGCACAGGCGGTCATGGACGCGTGGATGAATTCGCCCGGCCACCGCGCCAACATTCTCAACAGCTCCTACACACAGATCGGCGTAGGCGCCGTGCAGAACAGCAACGGTACCATCTACTGGACACAGGAATTCATCCGCCCGTAA
- a CDS encoding CCA tRNA nucleotidyltransferase: MNLPLSDGVREMLAVFGRAGIEAWLVGGCVRDGLLGRTPNDIDIATAATPDQVQALFAKTAPTGVQYGTVTVFCGGAQAEVTTFRSESGTRDTRHPARVVFGASLRDDLARRDFTINAMAWYPERGLYDPFGGEADLKAGLVRAVGEPCLRFAEDALRVLRAYRFAAQLGFTVEPRTRAAAVEAMPLAAALSGERVREEWEKLLCSPCPVLAFLPELAGVWCAVGLPVKPMRPPAGLADVPARAAQRWAAFVFLSRVDTGRLFARLHFANRLADEVRALVGVLSGAPLADAPTLKAVLERVPPGVLDDGLLLRGLLLGERTEAARVLLAGILERGEPYRVEHLTLRGGELAELGFSGTACGQAQRALLHYVRFHPEQNTQDRLRAYLLRHPPGQKP; encoded by the coding sequence ATGAATCTGCCGCTTTCGGACGGCGTGCGGGAGATGCTGGCGGTGTTTGGCCGCGCGGGCATTGAGGCGTGGCTGGTAGGTGGCTGTGTGCGGGACGGTCTGCTCGGCCGCACGCCGAACGACATCGACATTGCGACCGCGGCCACGCCGGACCAGGTGCAGGCGCTGTTTGCCAAAACGGCGCCCACCGGTGTACAATACGGTACCGTGACGGTCTTTTGCGGGGGCGCGCAGGCGGAAGTGACGACGTTTCGCAGCGAATCCGGCACGCGGGACACGCGGCATCCCGCCCGGGTGGTGTTTGGCGCGAGCCTGCGGGACGATCTTGCACGACGGGATTTCACCATAAACGCCATGGCGTGGTACCCGGAACGCGGGCTGTATGACCCGTTTGGCGGCGAAGCCGATCTGAAGGCCGGGCTGGTGAGGGCGGTGGGCGAGCCGTGCCTGCGTTTTGCGGAGGACGCGCTACGCGTTTTGCGGGCGTACCGTTTTGCGGCGCAACTAGGGTTCACGGTGGAGCCGCGCACACGCGCGGCAGCGGTGGAAGCCATGCCGCTTGCCGCCGCCCTCAGCGGCGAGCGGGTGCGGGAAGAATGGGAAAAGCTGCTTTGCAGCCCGTGCCCTGTGCTGGCGTTCCTGCCGGAGCTGGCGGGCGTCTGGTGTGCGGTCGGGCTGCCGGTGAAACCGATGCGCCCTCCGGCAGGGCTGGCGGATGTGCCCGCCCGCGCCGCCCAGCGCTGGGCGGCGTTCGTTTTCCTTTCACGGGTGGATACCGGGAGACTGTTTGCCCGTCTGCATTTTGCAAACCGGCTGGCGGACGAGGTGCGCGCACTGGTGGGTGTGCTTTCCGGCGCGCCGCTTGCGGACGCGCCTACGCTCAAGGCGGTTTTGGAGCGGGTTCCTCCCGGTGTGCTGGACGACGGGCTGCTCCTGCGCGGCCTGCTGCTCGGTGAGCGCACGGAAGCCGCGCGCGTCCTGCTTGCCGGTATATTGGAGCGCGGTGAGCCGTATCGCGTGGAACATCTGACCCTGCGCGGCGGCGAACTGGCTGAACTGGGGTTTTCCGGCACGGCCTGCGGGCAGGCGCAGCGCGCTCTGCTGCACTATGTGCGCTTCCACCCGGAACAGAACACGCAAGACCGGCTGCGGGCGTATCTTTTGCGGCATCCGCCCGGGCAGAAACCGTAA
- a CDS encoding MGDG synthase family glycosyltransferase, which produces MKVLLLTNTAGQGHNATAKALCEYLESVGAECRILDSYRYISPALYQTIARGYLIATSITPVAYGTVYRFAENKEKNNSKYSMLNAANSIMSIKLERFLRREFQPDVIICTHIFSAQLINAMKKNGRIRAKSVGIITDFTIHPFWQDVEHIDYFVTASELLTRQAVRKGIDARKILPFGIPIHPKFSAKLPKDEARRMLGLAPDCFTVLVMGGSMGHGNLAGAIEQIDQLDNDFQVLAVCGNNKHAYRKIRQMVTRQKVYTYGFVDNVDVMMDAADCIITKPGGLTTSEALAKNLPILMMNPIPGQEERNVEFLVNNGLAVNVTNTYPVDEALYQLFLYPQKLKNMEANIRLVGKPHATGDLCSFVMTLSQKSLPA; this is translated from the coding sequence ATGAAAGTTCTGCTGCTGACCAATACGGCGGGGCAGGGACACAATGCCACGGCGAAAGCGTTATGCGAATATCTGGAGTCCGTCGGGGCGGAGTGCCGCATCCTTGATTCCTATCGCTACATCAGCCCCGCGCTCTATCAGACCATTGCGCGCGGCTACCTGATCGCGACCTCCATCACACCGGTGGCCTACGGCACGGTCTACCGTTTTGCTGAAAACAAGGAAAAGAACAATTCCAAATATTCAATGCTCAACGCGGCCAATTCCATCATGTCCATCAAGCTGGAACGGTTCCTGCGGCGGGAGTTCCAGCCGGACGTGATTATCTGCACCCATATTTTTTCCGCACAGCTCATCAATGCCATGAAGAAAAACGGTCGCATCCGCGCCAAATCGGTCGGCATCATCACCGATTTCACCATCCATCCGTTTTGGCAGGATGTGGAGCATATCGACTATTTCGTGACGGCGAGCGAGCTGCTCACCCGGCAGGCTGTGCGCAAAGGCATCGACGCGCGGAAGATCCTGCCGTTCGGCATCCCCATCCATCCGAAGTTTTCCGCCAAGCTTCCGAAAGACGAGGCGCGCCGGATGCTTGGGCTCGCGCCGGACTGCTTCACGGTACTGGTGATGGGCGGCAGCATGGGGCACGGCAACCTGGCGGGCGCCATCGAGCAGATCGACCAGCTCGACAACGATTTCCAGGTGCTGGCCGTCTGCGGAAACAACAAGCATGCTTATCGGAAGATCCGGCAGATGGTCACGCGCCAGAAGGTTTACACCTATGGCTTTGTGGATAATGTGGACGTGATGATGGACGCGGCAGACTGCATCATCACCAAGCCGGGCGGGCTGACCACCAGCGAGGCGCTGGCCAAAAACCTGCCTATCCTGATGATGAACCCCATCCCCGGCCAGGAGGAGCGAAATGTGGAATTCCTGGTCAACAACGGGCTGGCTGTCAATGTCACGAACACCTATCCGGTGGATGAGGCGCTCTACCAGTTGTTTCTGTACCCGCAGAAGCTCAAGAACATGGAAGCGAACATCCGGCTGGTGGGCAAGCCCCATGCCACCGGCGACCTGTGTTCGTTCGTTATGACGCTGAGCCAGAAGAGCCTGCCGGCATGA
- a CDS encoding UTP--glucose-1-phosphate uridylyltransferase, which yields MKIKKAIIPAAGLGTRVLPASKAIPKEMLPLVDKPAIQYIVEEAVNAGIEEILIITNRNKTVMEDHFDRSPELEQKLAEAGKLDKLQIVLDVANLAEITYMRQKETRGLGHAVLIARPFVGNEPFAVLYGDDVIVGKKPAIGQLAAAYEQYGLGVAGIKQVPESDIHKYSSLAVEPLHDSVFKVTDMVEKPQTPDEVLSLYSILGRCVLPPEIFDILEETPVGAGGELQLTDAMRTLARTKGMVGVDYEGVRYDMGSKLGIMKASVEAALIHDEIKDDFRAYIKQLAQTI from the coding sequence ATGAAAATCAAAAAGGCGATCATTCCGGCGGCGGGCCTGGGAACGCGCGTGCTTCCCGCATCCAAGGCCATCCCCAAAGAAATGCTTCCGCTGGTAGACAAGCCGGCTATCCAGTATATTGTAGAAGAGGCGGTCAACGCCGGCATCGAGGAAATCCTCATCATCACCAACCGCAACAAAACGGTGATGGAAGACCATTTCGACCGCAGCCCCGAGCTGGAACAGAAACTGGCCGAGGCCGGCAAGCTGGACAAACTCCAGATCGTGCTGGATGTGGCCAACCTGGCTGAGATCACCTATATGCGTCAGAAAGAGACACGCGGCCTGGGGCACGCGGTGCTGATCGCCCGCCCGTTTGTAGGCAACGAACCGTTTGCCGTCCTGTATGGCGACGATGTGATCGTCGGGAAAAAACCGGCCATCGGCCAGCTTGCCGCTGCGTATGAACAATACGGCCTGGGCGTGGCGGGCATCAAGCAGGTGCCGGAGAGCGACATCCATAAGTATTCCTCGCTGGCGGTGGAGCCGCTGCACGACAGTGTGTTCAAAGTGACCGACATGGTCGAAAAACCGCAGACCCCCGACGAGGTGCTGTCCCTCTATTCCATTTTGGGGCGGTGCGTGCTGCCGCCGGAGATATTCGATATCTTGGAAGAAACGCCGGTGGGTGCGGGCGGCGAACTGCAGCTGACCGACGCCATGCGTACCCTCGCGCGCACCAAAGGCATGGTGGGCGTTGATTACGAAGGCGTGCGGTACGACATGGGCAGCAAGCTCGGTATCATGAAGGCTTCGGTGGAAGCGGCGCTCATCCACGACGAGATCAAGGACGATTTCCGCGCCTACATTAAGCAGCTGGCCCAGACGATTTGA